Proteins from one Candidatus Hydrogenedentota bacterium genomic window:
- a CDS encoding sulfite exporter TauE/SafE family protein, with protein MEIVLFVVEMLLLGCAVGMISAALGLGGGIFMVPAFLFFVGGMDAHTAKGTSLFIIIFVSLVNAWRMNRGQDDRQLGLAVVFASGSVVGGYLGSWVTTLLSDAGVIWVFIALLAFVGLRTFFIKSVVVRREDVRKRQGVAMAIGVTAGIVGGATGTGGGAVLVPLALMAGLVSNERAVALSNTVMVFTSTSGTIAHLLAERTVELQWTYGHVCFALAPLVFIGAQLVNPLAARFEKWLTLPRRKVVMGVLLLLITGGLVWKSLHP; from the coding sequence GTGGAAATCGTCTTGTTCGTCGTCGAGATGCTGCTGCTGGGTTGCGCGGTCGGAATGATCAGCGCCGCGCTCGGCCTGGGCGGCGGCATCTTCATGGTTCCCGCATTCTTGTTCTTCGTCGGAGGCATGGACGCGCACACTGCCAAGGGAACAAGCCTGTTCATCATCATCTTCGTGTCGCTCGTGAATGCGTGGCGCATGAACCGCGGACAGGACGACCGTCAACTCGGACTGGCCGTCGTCTTCGCGAGCGGATCGGTCGTCGGCGGCTACCTCGGCAGTTGGGTCACGACACTCCTTTCGGACGCGGGCGTGATCTGGGTGTTTATCGCGCTGCTGGCATTCGTGGGTCTGCGCACGTTCTTCATCAAATCCGTCGTCGTGCGGCGCGAAGACGTGCGCAAGCGTCAGGGCGTTGCCATGGCGATCGGCGTAACGGCGGGCATTGTCGGCGGGGCGACGGGCACGGGCGGAGGCGCGGTGTTGGTCCCGCTCGCGTTGATGGCGGGCCTTGTCTCGAACGAGCGCGCGGTGGCGTTGTCGAATACGGTCATGGTATTCACGAGCACGTCGGGCACGATCGCGCACCTGCTGGCGGAACGGACCGTGGAACTGCAGTGGACCTACGGCCACGTCTGTTTTGCGCTGGCGCCGTTGGTGTTCATAGGCGCGCAACTGGTGAACCCGCTCGCCGCGCGCTTCGAAAAATGGCTGACGCTGCCGCGGCGCAAAGTTGTGATGGGCGTGTTGCTCTTGCTGATTACCGGCGGACTGGTGTGGAAGTCTTTGCACCCGTGA